GGTGTCCTGGCTGGTCTGCACGATCTGCACGGTGGCCTTCTACATCATCGGCGCGTCCGTGCTGCATCCACAGGGACTCGTGCCCGAGGGCAACGAGATGATCACCACCCTGTCGCGGATGTACACCGACACGATCGGCGGCTGGGCGGAGATCGTCTTCCTGGTCGGTGCGATCGCCGTGCTGTTCTCGACGAACATCGGCTCGACGGCGAGCGTGCCGAGGCTCTGGACGAACACGCTGGGCATCATCGGGGTGCTGGACTGGAAGAACCCCGAGGTGCGACGCAAGACGATCCGGCTGCTCACCTTCTGCTTCCCGCCGTTGTGGGCGTCGTTCTATCTGTTCGTCCAGTCGCCGGTGCTGATGGTGCAGATCGGCGGCATCGGATCCGGTGTCTTCCTGATCGCCGTGGTCATCGGCGTGTGGTACCTGCGAACCAAGGAACCGGACAAGCGGTTCCGGCCCAATCCGTTCATCACCGGGGCGCTGGTGGTGAGCAGCATCGCCATCATGGCGTTGGGCGTGTACTCGGCGTTGGAGGTCTTCGGCATCTCGATCGGCTGAGTCGGCTCGCCACCGGCCGGGAGAGGCCCCCGACAGCGGGGGCCTCTCATCGCGGCCTCTCGCGGTCTGCTCGGGTCGCCGCCGCCGTTCGCGACGAGTCGTTCCGGCGGCGGATCACGGTCGTCGGCGTCGTGGCCGGGTGCTGCCGTGACCTGTCGAGCATCGTGGTCCGCGCGGCGATCCGCGGCCGTTCTCGACCGCGCCGTCTGCTCCGACGCCCGTCGAAGCAGGCTCACGGCCGCTGCCGCACCGGGCGCACGATGATCTCGTTGACGTCGACGGCCGGATCGGCGTTGATCGCGTAGCTCATCGCATCGGCGATCGCGGTGGCCGGGATCGCGCCGGACCGGTATTCACGCATGGCGGCACGCGCGTCCGGATCGGAGATCGTCTCGGCGAGCTCCGACTCCGTGACACCGGGGGTGATGGTCGTGACCCGAAGCCAGGGTTCGGACTCGATCCGCAGTCCTTCGCTGATCGCCCAGGCCGCGTACTTCGTCGCGCAGTAGACCGCCGCCGTCGGGACCACCTCGTGGGCTCCCGTCGAGGCGACCGTGATGACGTGCCCCGATCGCTGGGCGCGCATGACGGGAAGAGCGGCGGAGATCCCGTGCAGCACGCCCCGGATGTTCACGTCGATCATCCGGTTCCATTCCTCGACCTTGTTCTCCGCCAGGGCGGACACCGGCATCACGCCTGCGTTGTTGATCAGCACGTCCAGCCTGCCGTGCTCTTCGCGGACGTGATCGACGGCCCGTCGGACGCTGTCGGCGTCGGTGACGTCGAGATGCACGGAGTCGACGGCGCCGCCGGTGCCGCTCAACCGGGTCACCGATTCCGCGAGCCGGTCGACGCGGCGGGCACCCAGCACGACGGTGTGCCCCTCCCGCACCAGCCGGGCGGCGGTGGCGGCGCCGATCCCACTGGAGGCTCCGGTGACGAGCACGGTCTTGGGCAGGTGGGCAGAGTGTCTGATCATGGCGCCTTCCGTCGGGTCGTGGCACTCATGCTCGCGATCCGCGGCGGCCGGAGACAGGCCGCGCCGCATCGGGCCGCGCCCCGACCTGTCCGCGCAAGGGGGCAGCGACAGGGCCAGGAAGGCGTGTGCGATGCCGCCTAGGCTCGACGGACATGGAGATCGGCGAGTATCTGCGCGGCCTGCGCGGCCGGTTGATGCCTGGGCGGCTCGGGCTGCCCGACACCGGACAGCGTCGCGTCACCGGTCTGCGACGCGAAGAGGTCGCGGTGCTGGCGGGCATCAGCGTGGACTACTACCGCCGCCTGGAGCAGGGCCGCGAGCGGAATCCCTCGGTGCAGATCATCGAATCCCTCGCCCGAGGCCTGAACCTCACCACGGAGGAACGGCGGCATCTCTTCAGGCTGGCGGGTTACAGCCCGCCGGTTCAGGCGTCGGCGGACACGGTCCGCCCCGCGTTGGCCGGGCAGCTCGGCCGCTGGCACGATCAGGCCGCCTTCGTCCTGACCGGCACCCTGGGCGTTCTGGCGCCGAATGTCGTCGCGCAGGCCCTCTTCGCCCCGTTGACACACGCGGACAATCTGGCTCGCGCGGTGTTCGTGGACCCGGCGGGCCGGACGTTCTATCGGGATTGGGAGCATGTCGCGGAGAACACGGTCGCCGTGCTGCGGCACAACTCCACCCTGGTGCCGGCCGCCGAATTCGACCCCTTCATCGAGGAGCTGGCCGAAGCCGACGATCACTTCCGAACGCTCTGGGCACGCAGGCACGTACGCGGCAAGACCCATGCGGCCAAACGGATCCGTCACCCCGAGGTGGGCGACCTGACTCTGGAGTACCACGCGCTCGACGTCCCCGAGAGCCCGGGACACCAGGTGATCGTCTACGACGCGGAGCCGGGCACCTCGGCGGCGGAGGCGTTCGCCCTGCTGCGACTGCGAGCACACGGTCTGCGTGCGGCCGCGGCCGCTTCGGTGCCGGGCGCGGACGTCGACTCCCTCGGGGCGGCGCGTCCGCGACGCTGACCGCCTCGGGAAGATGGTCGGCCGCGCCCGGCCGAGGGCTCTGCCAGACTGCCCGCATGACGATCCGGAGGCCGCCCGTCTGCTGATCGCGGGCGGGACGACGGTGGTCGGAATCCTGCTACTCGCCTACTCCGTCCGGGCACGTCGCGGCGGCTCCGCCTCGGCACGGCAGTGGATGGGTGACGGGTTCGGCGAGCGGACGGTGGACGAGCGGAGGACGGTGCTCGGTGCGCCACTGCTCGCCGTGATGTGTCTGTGTCTCGTCCTCGGCATCCTCCCGACGGTCGGCGAGTATCTGATGCTGGTGACGTCTCCGATCGCGGCGCTGCTGTTCCTGCCCTTCCTGGTCGTCCTGCTGCCGTTCATCCCACTGCCGAATCTCCTCTACCCGAGGTGGGCCCGCCCCTTGCGTGCACGCGATCGTCGGGCGGAGAGGGCCGTCCGGGCCGCGCCGCGCCGCCGGTGAGCCGTCCGTGCCTGTCGAAAGGGTCGCACCACGCTCGCGGCACGTCCGTCGGTGACGACGAGCGCCCGTCGAGGCGAATCGGAGCCGCCCGGTGCGGAAGCGCCGTTCGATTCACCACGCGAGGACATCGTGCGACTCGACGGGCCTGCGAGTCGGTGCCGAGCAGGACGTCGCTTCCCGGCGGCCCACGCCGACCCGGTGTCTTCGGGACGGCGGCGCACCATCTCGCCGGGCGAACGCGTGCCCGCCGAGGCACGGCCTCGAAACGACCAGAGGCCCGAGCGCAGGAACACGCTCGGGCCTCTGACCTGTGGCGGAGGATACGGGATTCGAACCCGTGAGGGTTTTAGCCCAACACGATTTCCAATCGTGCGCCTTAGGCCGCTCGGCCAATCCTCCGAGAGAGACTCTACCCGATCGGGTCTTCGGGGCGGAAACCGCCCCGGACCTGCCCGAACGCGGACGTGCCTGTGGACGTCGCTCGGGCTTCGGCAGGGCGGTGGCGGGCCCACCAGGCGGGCCCGCCCCGGTCAACCCGTCGGCACCACCGACCGCCGGGATCGGTACTCGTTGAGCATCACGGCGAGGATGATCACCGCGCCCTGGA
This genomic stretch from Actinoalloteichus hoggarensis harbors:
- a CDS encoding helix-turn-helix domain-containing protein, whose translation is MEIGEYLRGLRGRLMPGRLGLPDTGQRRVTGLRREEVAVLAGISVDYYRRLEQGRERNPSVQIIESLARGLNLTTEERRHLFRLAGYSPPVQASADTVRPALAGQLGRWHDQAAFVLTGTLGVLAPNVVAQALFAPLTHADNLARAVFVDPAGRTFYRDWEHVAENTVAVLRHNSTLVPAAEFDPFIEELAEADDHFRTLWARRHVRGKTHAAKRIRHPEVGDLTLEYHALDVPESPGHQVIVYDAEPGTSAAEAFALLRLRAHGLRAAAAASVPGADVDSLGAARPRR
- a CDS encoding SDR family oxidoreductase codes for the protein MIRHSAHLPKTVLVTGASSGIGAATAARLVREGHTVVLGARRVDRLAESVTRLSGTGGAVDSVHLDVTDADSVRRAVDHVREEHGRLDVLINNAGVMPVSALAENKVEEWNRMIDVNIRGVLHGISAALPVMRAQRSGHVITVASTGAHEVVPTAAVYCATKYAAWAISEGLRIESEPWLRVTTITPGVTESELAETISDPDARAAMREYRSGAIPATAIADAMSYAINADPAVDVNEIIVRPVRQRP